Proteins encoded by one window of Puntigrus tetrazona isolate hp1 chromosome 17, ASM1883169v1, whole genome shotgun sequence:
- the jmjd1ca gene encoding LOW QUALITY PROTEIN: probable JmjC domain-containing histone demethylation protein 2C (The sequence of the model RefSeq protein was modified relative to this genomic sequence to represent the inferred CDS: inserted 2 bases in 1 codon): MAVELAGKRCLCASGGERPELAGISRWSWRAGVIRACDPPALTVCMHWDDEQSAERKWRRLREECEVVLLEQELVWATKRTSTNGSSQEKRRPQPALRFRPLIGQSCVGGWTVVEFVSDRQLEFYTDQEELQPFEDEVDGGNPAVRDDPSLQEQVQAWLKQNQFQNILQQGACSLKGLRVKVFRQESKTQWLSGVITHHDQNNRTVAVMTDQVREITVDPSLVQMMLLDDMTHSSLTGDNSKRKSHITKINRIFLGTGSISNHTTTNDQVCSSRPEQQQSEMSTHNCSMEEDEKEGMRVEKRSDEARDSSKSKNGNGERKRRKEDEEKDDKQRNRCGLKRLKAGSVSDLSKNSDSENSSCRAQDSSSDSGSKRQLKQRYTSKRPLDCEVHPSHRGGEPSPNQLGESETQKMGKTSLSDSPSASCNGAFRNTDAPESGALISGGKSEEKGEGGMTEIEDRSEGASREDSEAVSALLASQESEQLVSMEATCVLLHASPLECEGAEAEHEMTTNDPEVRGSEFTHAEPRGSEFNQSVVRRSEFPHSQGSSDNAVPVEEESRGPPSCSPVIPCKKEDADSKQSCSPAAVNAEYGPSFEAAHKPSMHTSPCSSPEIISKPQTVKETSRQKQSASLEISLSKDAAPLVKSMDRTHSSLKMAPNPKVTCSATPVLIQTPSPTPNRSRTPTHSPSRTPNRTPTPDKSTRSPLIVDRKEPFTIYRDPTLIRTELEAHPTYIQPPHTPPNPKHHLKTPSPSSSSPSLTPASSHSKLLSPSPHPAHLSPIPLHSQPPLCSLNTPHSTIPHPHLLPSLLPPALLSGHPRIGALGLPHHPLALPGNPSLLGQTSGAAPLAPLGLYPLLWPPFPNGAHSYPGLGLQASKWTHPDGAGISESSVRSNTPSPWISQPTTVTNADGQGLQPPLPIRPSSADPQRASRNTQHCTPSSKTTEELDRRAITESTLLHTHLKSEQEHLRTAAGKNGQTYCPVTLESAPSRTKQPLVVYDLTGERPNRYQEENRRILQESSEVAPFTAKLGSDREPRYSRNPISAKEXREREMDRDRDGDRERDLHAFRHTLPPRPQSAHPTPTLTPSSYYASLSNSMENKPPQRRVPASKELYERLSASNTVAPVLTSTSSQVSMRARPPPLVKRHHEKEEGLLGKITEQLAHKATSMEAVEVAAVERRGPGSSLISVSSSPRNVPLLHRAPIFHPPAPTIVVSKDSGHGRSSPPTLTPIQPMSLPGKALKQQRPPTLLPELKHVALDGKRLVPEKATMPLQAYDSQWGGVMYSREKLGGGHTTNGGVVKPQSATASVIVRPTNHTHTTISYTVSDSSVSQMQCSHIRPLDHLSNPHSKESGVQHKRGVLWTPLDTVHPINMTAEKGDLSVPINMTTKPTSTAQPLINMNVARSRIDLIAEHCKRRESGAVQPKLESPPTSCCTSRDFPHLKKHRAGLAITESRHNTHTIQPQHTTHPSNSMKYTSHLSNSRGGSCTMLTTHPVCSAHASGREKEPVFNTSSSDCLRLASGTSSPVPKTKQGLLINEHAPASAITSQSQSGQNNYHKLKKAWLTRHSEQDRGNTVSQTVDGTMTTVTLTSTPVPIKHESNGLVDNGFNQEHKDPSLDSRKSKILNKKTQESRKSGLEDRKSAGSAVIFNSEDKKSVIADEKPVTVGKKSSLDVKPVLDRNGKLEGKESILEDKKSIEKRSTPGNVKPEREKRGEKRPLESSGDSETGGDSGNESESGGSGRRFKRKPKSSLKIKQNDHLKKKVEEEEEEEEEEAKPNGTLQSAKDKPQQRLTNSNGIPRSVLKDWRKVRKLKQTGEAFLQDDSCAEIGSNVQKCRECRLDRSRKSQEPAISPVFCRFYYFRRLSYSKNGVIRVNGFSVSEQTDEEAVTVWTGSSEDEEDKKRRKMDLETSKSVLALIGDKFCQLIKTEDTAFTWVKKDTQIMWKRAVRGVREMCDACEATLFNMHWACHKCGFVVCMDCYKAREKKKAKDKELYVWVRCVKNQPHDFKNLMPTQILPETVLVDMQKSVHSMKEKFGILTRCSCTESKYRNPSTATTNGLSPLSDTDQSDLESRQISDQQKNSHAEKRENAGCDGMETHSRKSSSPEQGSTLRDLLTSTAGKLRLGATGGAFAPVYLSEQVAQNTRMPNILDDIIASVVENKIPATKMARVGLNQDSLVEGEVGQRPEGVRLDEIPLADTHSIVPHDWLGNHRLLWLKDHHHQGNQRLFKENWTQEQPVLVSGLHKSLNATLWKPEHFSREFSSLHSDLYNCRDGSVTNSKVKEFWDGFEDVSKRPKSDKGESVVYRLKDWPSGEEFLALMPARYHDVMKSLPIPEYTDPEAHLNLASHLPSFFIRPDLGPRLCCAHGVTACPEQDFGTSNLHVEISDTMSILVYVGVAKGNGASSKAGVLKLLDGEVLDESVKKRLKDPNETPGALWHIYMSKDLQKIQEFLQKVAAEQQVEVDPEADSDSESDGDPDPLREGGWYLNPGLRKKLQDECGIESRTLLQFHGDAVIIPAGALHQVMNLHSCIQVNVDFVSPEHAHNSYYLTQELRPLKDQMNYEDKLQVKNIFYHSVKDALATLRNHLKKNTGDVKHEES; the protein is encoded by the exons AGATTCCggcctctgattggtcagtcatgCGTGGGAGGCTGGACAGTGGTGGAGTTCGTCTCTGACAGACAGCTAGAGTTCTACACAGACCAGGAGGAGCTCCAGCCGTTTGAG GATGAAGTGGACGGTGGAAATCCAGCTGTGAGAGATGATCCGTCTCTGCAGGAACAGGTCCAGGCCTGGCTCAAACAAAACCAATTCCAGAACATTCTTCAGCAAG GTGCTTGTTCTCTAAAGGGCTTGAGAGTGAAAGTGTTCAGACAGGAGTCCAAAACCCAGTGGTTGTCTGGAGTCATCACACATCACGACCAGAACAACAGAACTGTAGCTGTTATGACTGACCAG gTTCGAGAGATAACTGTAGATCCATCGCTGGTTCAGATGATGTTGCTAGACGATATGACCCACTCCTCGCTGACGGGAGACAACTCAAAACGCAAATCACATATCACCAAGATCAATAGAATTTTTCTT GGTACAGGAAGCATATCAAACCACACTACTACAAATGACCAG GTGTGCAGCTCCAGGCCAGAGCAGCAGCAATCTGAGATGAGTACACACAACTGCAGCATGGAAGAGGATGAAAAAGAAGGCATGAGGGTTGAAAAGAGGAGTGATGAGGCAAGAG ATTCTTCCAAATCTAAAAACGGTAATggtgagagaaagaggaggaaagaAGATGAGGAAAAAGATGACAAGCAGAGGAATAGATGTGGGTTAAAGAGGTTGAAAGCAGGCAGTGTGTCCGACCTATCAAAGAACAGCGATTCCGAAAATTCCAGCTGCAGAGCACAGGATTCATCCTCGGATTCAGGATCAAAGAGACAGCTGAAACAGCGTTACACATCAAAGAGACCATTGGACTGTGAGGTTCACCCCTCCCATAGAGGCGGGGAACCCTCGCCGAACCAATTAGGAGAGAGTGAGACTCAGAAAATGGGGAAAACTTCTCTGTCTGATTCCCCTAGTGCATCCTGCAATGGAGCATTCAGGAACACAGATGCACCGGAGTCTGGTGCTCTTATTAGTGGTGGGAAATCAGAAGAGAAAGGTGAAGGAGGGATGACAGAAATAGAGGACAGGAGCGAGGGGGCATCTCGGGAGGACTCAGAGGCTGTGTCTGCGCTTCTGGCATCCCAAGAGAGTGAGCAGCTGGTCTCTATGGAAGCCACATGTGTGCTCCTACATGCGTCACCTCTGGAGTGTGAAGGAGCAGAGGCTGAGCACGAGATGACAACAAATGATCCAGAGGTCAGAGGGTCAGAGTTCACCCACGCAGAGCCTAGGGGGTCAGAGTTTAACCAATCAGTGGTCAGGAGGTCAGAATTTCCCCATTCTCAAGGCAGCAGTGACAATGCAGTCCCAGTTGAAGAGGAGTCTAGAGGACCACCATCTTGTTCTCCAGTCATACCTTGCAAAAAAGAGGATGCAGATTCCAAACAGAGTTGTTCTCCAGCAGCTGTGAATGCAGAATATGGACCTTCATTTGAAGCTGCCCACAAGCCTAGTATGCACACCAGTCCTTGTTCCTCTCCTGAGATCATATCTAAGCCTCAGACTGTAAAGGAGACATCCAGGCAGAAGCAGAGTGCATCTCTAGAGATCAGCCTGTCGAAGGACGCTGCTCCTTTGGTTAAATCTATGGACAGGACTCACAGCAGCCTTAAAATGGCACCCAATCCCAAAGTGACCTGCTCCGCAACTCCAGTCCTGATTCAGACCCCTTCTCCAACCCCGAACCGATCCAGAACCCCAACACATTCTCCTTCACGTACGCCTAATCGCACTCCCACTCCTGACAAGTCCACCAGAAGTCCCCTCATTGTGGACAGGAAGGAGCCCTTCACTATCTACAGAGACCCTACACTAATCAGGACAGAGCTTGAAGCCCACCCCACCTACATTCAGCCCCCTCACACACCCCCAAACCCCAAACATCACCTTAAGACCCCTTCTCCCTCCTCCAGCTCTCCCAGCCTTACCCCTGCTTCCTCCCATAGCAAGTTACTGAGTCCCTCCCCTCACCCTGCACACCTCTCGCCCATTCCCCTCCACTCCCAGCCTCCACTCTGCTCCCTGAACACACCTCACTCAACCATCCCTCATCCACACCTCCTCCCGTCCCTCCTGCCTCCTGCACTCTTGTCTGGACATCCTCGTATCGGAGCCCTGGGACTTCCCCATCATCCTTTAGCCCTTCCAGGTAACCCGTCTCTCCTGGGCCAGACCTCTGGTGCAGCTCCTCTGGCACCTCTTGGTCTCTATCCTCTCTTGTGGCCTCCTTTTCCCAACGGAGCCCATAGCTACCCTGGATTGGGCCTGCAAGCATCCAAATGGACACACCCAGATGGTGCTGGCATTTCTGAGAGCAGCGTGAGGAGT AACACCCCAAGCCCTTGGATTTCTCAGCCCACCACTGTTACTAATGCAGACGGTCAAGGGTTACAACCCCCACTACCCATCCGACCCTCCAGTGCGGACCCTCAGAGAGCGTCTAGGAACACTCAACATTGCACACCCTCTTCCAAAACCACAGA AGAGCTGGATAGAAGAGCTATCACCGAGAGCACActcctccacactcacctcAAGTCCGAACAGGAGCATCTCCGCACAGCAGCAGGCAAAAATGGGCAGACTTACTGCCCAGTCACCCTTGAGTCGGCCCCAAGTCGAACCAAACAGCCACTTGTTGTTTATGACCTCACAGGAGAGAGACCTAATCGCTACCAGGAAGAAAACCGCCGCATTCTTCAGGAGAGTAGTGAGGTGGCACCATTCACTGCTAAACTGGGCTCAGACAGAGAACCACGATACTCTAGAAACCCCATATCTGCCaagga gagggagagagagatggacagagacagagatggagacagagagagagatctgcATGCATTCAGACACACTCTACCTCCCCGGCCACAGTCGGCCCATCCCACACCAACCCTCACTCCGAGCAGCTACTATGCCTCACTGTCTAATAGCATGGAGAACAAGCCTCCACAGCGCAGAGTGCCAGCCAGCAAAGAACTCTACGAGAGGCTCAGTGCCAGCAACACAGTTGCCCCAGTCTTAACTTCCACCAGCTCTCAGGTCTCAATGAGAGCCAGACCTCCTCCTCTGGTTAAACGCCACCATGAGAAAGAAGAAGGTCTGCTAGGAAAGATCACAGAGCAGCTGGCTCATAAAGCAACTTCCATGGAAGCAGTAGAGGTAGCGGCCGTAGAGAGAAGGGGGCCAGGCTCTTCTCTCATATCGGTCTCTTCTTCTCCACGCAATGTGCCTTTACTACACCGTGCGCCTATTTTTCACCCTCCGGCACCAACTATTGTGGTTTCGAAAGACTCTGGACATGGCAGATCGTCCCCGCCTACTCTCACACCTATTCAGCCAATGAGCTTGCCGGGAAAAGCTCTGAAGCAACAGAGGCCACCTACCTTGTTGCCTGAACTCAAACACGTCGCCTTAGATGGGAAAAGACTTGTGCCAGAGAAAGCAACAATGCCGTTACAAGCCTACGATTCCCAATGGGGTGGAGTCATGTACAGCAGAGAGAAACTGGGTGGAGGACACACAACAAATGGAGGTGTAGTCAAACCACAGTCAGCCACTGCGTCTGTCATTGTACGTCCAACAaaccacacacatacaacaaTAAGTTACACAGTGTCTGACAGCTCAGTTTCTCAGATGCAGTGCAGCCACATAAGACCGTTGGACCATTTGTCCAACCCACACTCAAAGGAGAGCGGTGTCCAGCATAAGAGAGGTGTCCTCTGGACCCCTCTGGATACTGTTCACCCCATCAACATGACAGCCGAAAAAGGAGATCTCAGTGTGCCCATAAACATGACAACTAAACCTACTAGCACAGCTCAACccttaataaatatgaatgttgCACGCTCTAGGATAGACCTAATCGCAGAACACTGCAAGAGAAGAGAGAGTGGTGCTGTTCAGCCGAAGCTGGAGTCTCCTCCCACTTCTTGTTGCACTTCTAGAGACTTCCCTCACCTGAAAAAACACAGAGCTGGTCTAGCTATTACTGAATCTAGACATAACACACATACGATTCAGCCTCAACACACTACGCATCCTTCAAACTCTATGAAATATACCTCTCACCTCTCAAATAGCAGGGGTGGGTCTTGCACTATGCTCACTACACACCCGGTGTGTTCTGCACATGCTTCAGGAAGAGAAAAAGAGCCAGTATTCAACACTAGTTCATCTGATTGTCTTCGACTGGCATCAGGGACTTCCAGCCCTGTGCCAAAAACCAAACAAGGTTTACTAATCAATGAGCATGCACCTGCTTCGGCCATAACCAGCCAATCCCAATCTGGCCAGAACAACTACCATAAACTCAAAAAAGCCTGGCTGACCCGCCATTCTGAGCAAGACAGAGGCAACACGGTCTCCCAAACAGTAGATGGCACTATGACTACTGTAACGTTGACCAGCACCCCTGTGCCAATCAAACATGAAAGTAACGGACTGGTGGATAATGGGTTTAATCAGGAGCATAAAGATCCCTCCTTAGACAGTAGAAAGTCgaaaatattaaacaagaaGACTCAAGAGAGCAGGAAGTCTGGTTTAGAGGATAGGAAGTCTGCTGGTAGTGCTGTAATTTTCAATTCAGAAGACAAAAAATCTGTCATAGCCGATGAGAAACCAGTGACAGTGGGCAAGAAGTCTTCCTTAGATGTTAAACCTGTCTTGGACAGAAACGGCAAGCTGGAGGGCAAGGAGTCCATTTTGGAGGACAAGAAATCTATTGAAAAACGATCAACCCCAGGTAATGTTaagcctgagagagagaaacgagGCGAGAAACGGCCATTAGAGTCCAGCGGTGACAGCGAGACTGGAGGAGACTCCGGCAATGAAAGCGAGAGTGGTGGATCAGGAAGGAGGTTTAAACGAAAGCCCAAGTCCTCTTTGAAAATCAAGCAGAATGACCACCTGAAGAAGAAAgttgaggaggaagaggaggaagaagaggaagaggccAAACCCAATGGAACTCTGCAAAGTGCAAAGGATAAGCCTCAACAGAGACTCACTAACAGCA ATGGCATCCCTCGCTCTGTGCTGAAAGACTGGAGGAAGGTGAGGAAGCTCAAGCAAACTGGAGAAGCTTTCTTACAAGACGACTCATGTGCAGAGATCGGCTCCAACGTGCAGAAGTGCAGAGAGTGTCGCTTGGATCGCTCTCGTAAATCTCAGGAGCCTGCCATCTCACCCGTCTTCTGCCGGTTTTACTACTTCAGACG TCTGTCTTACAGTAAGAACGGCGTTATCCGTGTGAATGGGTTTTCGGTGTCTGAGCAGACAGATGAGGAGGCAGTTACGGTGTGGACGGGCAGCTCCGAGGACGAGGAGGACAAGAAGAGGAGAAAGATGGACCTTGAGACATCAAAATCTGTCCTTGCGCTCATCGGAGACAAGTTCTGCCAGCTCATAAAGACAGAGGACACTGCTTTCACCTGGGTCAAGAAAGACA CTCAGATCATGTGGAAACGAGCAGTGAGAGGTGTAAGGGAGATGTGTGACGCGTGCGAGGCCACTCTCTTCAACATGCACTGGGCTTGTCATAAATGTGGCTTTGTGGTTTGCATGGACTGCTATAAAgccagagagaagaagaaagccAAAG ATAAAGAACTGTATGTATGGGTCCGGTGCGTGAAGAACCAGCCACATGACTTCAAGAACTTAATGCCTACTCAGATTCTCCCTGAAACAG TATTGGTGGACATGCAGAAATCTGTGCATTCAATGAAAGAAAAGTTTGGAATCCTGACCCGTTGTTCCTGCACTGAAAGCAAATATCGCAACCCCAGCACAGCCACTACCAACGGACTCTCACCA CTTTCAGACACAGATCAGAGTGACTTGGAGAGCCGGCAGATCTCAGATCAGCAGAAGAACTCACACGCTGAGAAAAGAG AGAATGCTGGGTGTGATGGTATGGAAACTCACAGTAGGAAGTCCTCAAGCCCTGAACAAGGATCAACATTGCGTGACCTTTTGACCTCCACAGCTGGGAAGTTGCGTCTCGGGGCCACTGGAGGTGCCTTTGCACCAGTTTACTTGTCTGAACAG GTAGCCCAAAACACTCGCATGCCCAACATCCTGGATGACATCATTGCTTCTGTAGTAGAAAATAAGATTCCCGCTACAAAGATGGCCAGGGTGGGGCTGAATCAGGATTCGCTGGTAGAAGGGGAGGTGGGGCAGCGCCCAGAGGGTGTAAGGCTTGATGAAATCCCATTGGCTGATACCCACTCCATTGTCCCTCACGATTGGCTAGGAAACCATCGGCTGCTCTGGCTCAAAGATCACCATCACCAAGGCAACCAAAGACTGTTCAAAGAGAACTGGACACAAGAGCAG CCAGTGCTGGTGTCCGGATTGCACAAGAGTTTGAACGCTACTCTGTGGAAGCCTGAGCACTTCAGCCGCGAGTTCTCCAGCCTTCATAGTGACCTCTACAATTGCAGAGATGGGAGCGTCACAAACTCCAAGGTCAAGGAGTTCTGGGATGGTTTTGAAGATGTGTCAA AGAGACCTAAATCTGATAAAGGGGAGTCAGTGGTGTATAGACTGAAAGACTGGCCATCAGGAGAGGAGTTTTTGGCCCTTATGCCTGCCAG ATATCATGATGTGATGAAGTCTTTGCCGATACCAGAGTACACAGACCCAGAGGCACATCTGAACCTGGCCTCACATCTGCCCTCCTTTTTCATTCGACCTGACCTTGGTCCTCGCCTCTGCTGTGCCCACG GTGTAACAGCATGTCCAGAACAAGACTTCGGGACCAGCAATCTACATGTTGAAATCTCAGACACCATGAGTATTCTGGTATATGTCGGGGTGGCCAAAGGAAATGGAGCCTCATCCAAAGCAG GGGTACTAAAGCTCTTGGATGGAGAAGTTCTGGATGAGAGTGTAAAGAAACGACTGAAAGACCCTAATGAGACACCAGGTGCTCTGTGGCATATCTACATGAGTAAAGACCTACAAAAGATTCAGGAGTTTCTACAAAAG gtcGCTGCTGAGCAGCAGGTTGAAGTGGATCCAGAGGCGGACTCCGACTCGGAGTCGGACGGTGATCCCGACCCCCTGCGTGAAGGCGGCTGGTATCTGAACCCCGGGCTGAGGAAGAAGCTACAGGATGAATGTGGCATCGAGAGCCGCACACTCCTCCAGTTCCATGGAGACGCTGTTATCATCCCCGCTGGAGCTCTGCACCAG gtGATGAATCTGCACAGTTGCATCCAAGTGAATGTGGACTTCGTGTCCCCTGAACATGCGCACAACTCCTATTATCTAACCCAAGAGCTCCGACCTCTCAAAGACCAAATGAACTATGAAGACAAACTCCAG GTGAAGAACATCTTTTACCACTCTGTGAAAGATGCTTTAGCCACACTGAGGAACCATTTGAAGAAGAACACAGGTGACGTGAAACATGAGGAGTCCTGA
- the nrbf2a gene encoding nuclear receptor binding factor 2a, whose amino-acid sequence MEVTDSPLNRAHRFGRKADRLVAKEFFEEAILCHKKAAELLKETLSITQSEQVRLSLELQRDRHLQQQRLIEMSHRHARLKGKRPVTSAPITRRSGPKALQSPPLGWKAAKDDKTRLEEQSTAIADLWKLAALLLLENKRLLEERDKLKAENASLKRDLYEEHQSPRASALGMRLLHVPPELQQEIQLLLKTAEDR is encoded by the exons ATGGAAGTAACGGACAGCCCTCTAAATCgt GCCCATCGTTTTGGCCGAAAGGCAGATCGGTTGGTGGCAAAGGAATTCTTCGAAGAGGCGATTTTATGCCACAAGAAAGCAGCAG AGCTGTTGAAAGAGACGTTGTCAATAACACAGAGTGAACAG GTACGGCTGTCTTTAGAGCTGCAGAGAGACCGGCATCTGCAACAGCAGCGACTGATCGAGATGAGCCACAGACACGCCAGACTCAAAGGGAAGCGGCCGGTCACCTCAGCCCCGATAACACGCCGTAGCGGCCCGAAAGCCCTCCAGAGCCCTCCGCTCGGCTGGAAGGCTGCCAAAGACGACAAGACCCGGTTGGAAGAGCAGAGCACGGCCATCGCTGACCTGTGGAAGCTTGCGGCACTTCTCCTGCTGGAGAACAAGCGCTTGCTGGAGGAGCGTGACAAACTGAAGGCGGAGAACGCTAGTCTGAAGAGAGACCTGTATGAGGAGCATCAGAGTCCTCGGGCTTCTGCGCTGGGCATGAGGCTCCTCCACGTTCCTCCTGAGCTCCAGCAGGAGATCCAGCTGCTGTTGAAGACGGCAGAGGACAGATAG